One segment of Pseudobythopirellula maris DNA contains the following:
- a CDS encoding GumC family protein, whose amino-acid sequence MKTIDFWETVFRHKIKVVVIPLLLLGMGALVVFCFPRTYQSEAKLFLKVGRESVGIDPTATGQRMINLMQQGRDSEITSAIDLITSRGLIGKVVDELGPDYVLRGGPAGQGGPEPNAAAKAFQDFMAATIGAAIGAIKSIDPVGRREEAIMRLEESLMVDAERHSAMLVLQYETDTPRGAQEILDTVIDVYQRDHLRIHRNESTLAFFTEQEATLADELDHARNAVQRAKNEIGVASIEARRASLESQLQRVEVAVYVAEQDRSSAAASIEELDRQLADLPEREIASKRQIPNDGADLLRDQLYGLQMRKMDLMARYSETHPLVVAISQQVEQAESVVQGQETVREETVDDINPVHRQLTLSRRELTSKAAGLDAQLTMLAQQKQSLLESIKKLNQDDVRIDRLQRDESLLRTKFFRYADNLEQARIDQALEEQEISSVSIAQPPTLNEKPVSPSKALVGLASIVLAIAGTAATVLGLEQLNHKLRGEADTEQALGLPVLAAVPNNPVNGRVLSHY is encoded by the coding sequence GTGAAGACGATCGACTTTTGGGAAACGGTCTTCCGCCACAAGATCAAGGTGGTCGTGATCCCGCTGCTGCTGCTCGGCATGGGGGCCCTGGTCGTGTTCTGCTTCCCCCGCACGTACCAGTCCGAGGCCAAGCTGTTTTTGAAGGTCGGCCGCGAGAGTGTGGGGATCGACCCCACGGCCACCGGCCAGCGGATGATCAACCTGATGCAGCAAGGGCGCGACTCGGAGATCACCTCGGCGATCGACCTGATCACCAGCCGCGGGCTGATCGGCAAAGTGGTCGACGAGCTGGGGCCGGACTACGTCTTGCGCGGCGGCCCCGCGGGGCAGGGGGGGCCCGAGCCTAATGCCGCCGCCAAGGCGTTCCAAGACTTCATGGCGGCGACCATTGGGGCCGCCATCGGCGCCATCAAGAGCATCGACCCGGTCGGCCGGCGTGAGGAGGCGATCATGCGTCTCGAAGAGAGCCTGATGGTCGACGCCGAGCGCCACTCGGCGATGCTCGTGCTGCAGTACGAGACCGACACGCCGCGTGGGGCGCAAGAGATCCTCGACACGGTGATCGACGTGTACCAACGAGATCACCTGAGGATCCACCGCAACGAGAGCACGCTGGCGTTCTTCACCGAGCAAGAGGCGACACTCGCCGACGAACTGGACCACGCTCGCAACGCGGTGCAGCGGGCGAAGAACGAGATCGGCGTCGCCTCGATCGAGGCCCGCCGCGCCAGCCTCGAGAGCCAGTTGCAACGCGTCGAGGTGGCCGTTTACGTGGCCGAGCAGGATCGCTCCAGCGCGGCGGCTTCGATCGAGGAGCTCGACCGCCAGCTGGCCGACCTGCCGGAGCGCGAGATCGCCTCGAAGCGGCAAATCCCCAACGACGGCGCCGACCTGCTGCGCGACCAGTTGTACGGCTTGCAGATGCGCAAGATGGACCTGATGGCCCGCTACAGCGAGACGCACCCGCTGGTGGTCGCCATCTCGCAGCAAGTCGAGCAGGCCGAGAGCGTGGTGCAGGGGCAGGAGACGGTTCGTGAAGAGACGGTCGACGATATCAACCCGGTCCACCGCCAGCTGACGCTCAGCCGGCGGGAGCTCACCAGCAAGGCCGCCGGCCTCGACGCCCAACTAACGATGCTCGCCCAGCAGAAACAATCGCTGCTCGAGAGCATCAAAAAGCTCAACCAAGACGACGTGCGGATCGACCGGCTGCAGCGCGACGAGTCGCTGCTGCGGACCAAGTTCTTCCGCTACGCGGACAACCTGGAGCAGGCGCGGATCGACCAGGCGCTCGAGGAGCAAGAGATCTCGAGCGTCAGCATCGCCCAGCCGCCCACGCTGAACGAGAAGCCGGTGAGCCCGTCGAAGGCGCTCGTCGGCCTGGCGTCGATCGTGCTGGCGATCGCCGGCACGGCCGCCACGGTGCTCGGCCTCGAGCAACTCAACCACAAGCTGCGTGGCGAAGCGGACACCGAGCAGGCGCTAGGCTTGCCGGTGCTCGCCGCGGTGCCGAACAATCCGGTCAACGGCCGGGTCCTTTCGCACTATTAA